In the Drosophila virilis strain 15010-1051.87 chromosome 4, Dvir_AGI_RSII-ME, whole genome shotgun sequence genome, CGTGAAGAAGGCGCAGGCATTGCAGCTGTAGTTGCGCCTAATCTTGCACTGCGGCAGCTCCTCCTCGGCCCTTGGCTCCAGCTGCAGATGCGTCGCCGCCGGCTCCTTGCCCTCCTCCTCGCCGGGCAGCACCGTCTTGGGCATGGCCAGTGGCAGGatcagcggcagcggctggcTGGCCGTTCGGTTGTTGAGCATTTGAAGCTGTCGCTCGAGCATCTCGGCGCCCACCAGTGGGTGGGCGGCATTCGCACTGACACGCCCTGCAGCTGGCGCGCCACCGACTTCTTTGGCCTCCATTGCGGTCTGATAGACCGTGGCACCGCTCACCAGGCTGCGCACCACTAGACGACTACCGGAACGCTCCACCATCGACGGCAATTCCATGTCGGCGAAGTTTTTCACGATTTGCCGTTGTCTTGAAGAAAtgcgtttgttttgttttcaaagtTATCCCGTTTTTTCcagaagtttttatttttttgttttaggcGAGATGTTAACACTACGTTAGCACACGTTGAACTAAACCACTGTCAGACCGTCAAACCGATGGTCGACTTTTTTTATTACGCAAAGGCTACTTGGGTCTCGAATTTCAAAGCGGTTCCTCGAGTCCCATGCGTGCTATGGGAAAGTCTGTCAAAATGGTTGATTTaaccacaacaaaaatatatacacatatatatatatgataagcCAGACACGACACTGGAATCAACTGAGTTCTGAAAGTgaaaaaaggaaaatcaaGTGGAAATCTGTTAATAGATCGGCGCTGCGATAGAGGTAAGTTAGACGAGAGGGCGAGGGTGGAGAAATTCGGAAAACTGGCCCCAAAATGACAGCAAAAGATAGGCCACAATGCCTACATACTTAATAGTCCAAAAAGTGTATATGAATagtaacaaaaaaatgaaaagaaaaccaCAAGCAGTAAAGGAAAAACTAATCTAAAGATTATTATTACGATAAGTACACTAACTTCAAGGATTTTTTTTAGTAATACAATGGAGCGGAAGGTGTACTCACCTTACGTTTAGTATTcagctataaataaagttacaaataaaattaaaaagaaatatagaaCCCAAGACATTGATTACTCTAGATACAAAAGCAATAAGGGAAAACTAAGGATCAAGGGATTTTAAAATGAGGCAGAAAGTGTACTCAACTCATGTTGAGTATGCAAAGGTGTTTTACAGAGAAACCCACCACAAAAAGACTTACAATGAGCACAGAAGGGGCAGAGAATCAATCAACCTCAGAAAGTATACTCGCTGAGCATTCCGTATTGTAAATAGAAATACAAGAAAAGCCATTGCTATAGGCTAGAGAAAGCTAAAGGAAACGCTAAACTTAAGCTTAAGGTTTATTATCAGGGGCTATAAGCTGAGGTGAAAAGTGTACTCACCTCACGTTGGGtattgaaatttgtataaCTAGCACAGCCTctatttaaacttaaaaatcTAGTGTTGCACTTGACTAGCGTGTGAAGTTCTATTGCTGCTCTATGGCTTGCTCCAAGGACTGGTTGAGATGCAGCGGTAATAAATGCATCCACAAGCCTGGCTCAACCTGAAGCTCGTGCGGGCTGAAGTTAAACAATGGCGGCAGCTGGACTCCATTGGGCATCGGTGTATTCAGTGCGTCCATGGTGCGCAGCTCATCATAGCTGGCGTGTGCACAGGCTCTCAGCGGCGAGATGCGTGCCGCGGGCTCATACTGCAGGCATTCATCCAGCAGGGCGGCCAGGTCTTCCGGCACCCAGTTGCCAATTAAGGTTTGCCAACTGGGCCGAGCGCTAACCTCGGCCGCGTCCAGCCCGCTGGCGGCGAGTACATGTGGCGCCCGTTCTAGGCCCGCGGTGCCCAGCAGTCCAATCACATGCAGCAGCTGGGCCTGGTCGTGTTTGCTGCTCGCAAAGAGCGCGTTGCCCTTCAGCAATTCGGCCAGGACACAGCCGGCGCTCCACAGATCCACGCTGGTGCCATATATTTCGCATTTGGCAAACAGTTCGGGCGCACGATAAAAACGCGAGCACACGTATGTGGCGCTCGACTCGTTGGCCTGCAGAAATTTGGCGCTGCCAAAGTCGGACAGTTTGAGATTCATTGTTAACGGATCCAGCAGCGTGTTCTCCGGCTTAATGTCCCTGTGGCATATGAAGTGCGAGTGCAGATAGCCAAGGCCGCGGAACAACTGATAAGAGATAACGCGCACGTAGATCGACTGCAGCGGCCGCTCCCGTTGCTTCAGTATAAACTCGGAGAGCGTCATCGGCATATACTCCATGGCCAGCAGTAAATAGTTTTGCCTTGCGTGGCCCAGTTGGGCGTAACAGTACATAATCAAACGAACAATATTGCAGTGACCCTCAATGTAGTTCATGATCTTTGGCTCGCGCTCCAGAATGTACGGATCGAAGTCGACCTGCTTGAGTGCGACCAGTCGCTCCGATTGATCCAGTTGTGCCTTGTAAACGCGCCCAAAAGTACCCTTGCCAATTAGCTCGTTAATTGTAATTGTGGTGCGCACCGGCTCTCTGCCACATCTCGTATAGGCCATGACCCGAAGTACCGTGCCATTGGGTATTATGGAATTGGTTGCCGCAACCAAATTGGATTCCATCTGCTCCGACTCATGCAGAGACTTGGCTGGTAGCTTCTTCTGGGCTACAGGGATTAAGCGGTTGATACACATATTTGGCAAATAAGATATGATAGTGTGTAATTGACTTTGTTGCACTAATTGctacatttatttacatattttactCACCCATTTATTCTAATttctatttgcttttatttaaatagtaAATATTATGCTGGCAGctaataaaaagccaagctgCGCAGGCGTTAACTATTAAATTAACGCCTTCATTGTGTTAATGTATAAccttaaatatgcaaaaataaatcaaaattcagTTGTCAAGACACGCGGCCAGCATTTATCCTTTTCTTGCTTCAACATGGCCAATGTCTGAGTGTTGTCTCTgtccctccctccctctccctctccctctctctctctctctttctgcaGTAGACCTCAGCAGTTGATAAAGCAAATGctgctttttattgtttgctttatataaaaagttaaTTCTTTTAATGCGATTTGTGGCGacattttattaagttttacaAGTCAAGCTATGATCGCTGCGCATGCTTAAGGAACAGAGCTGCCATTCACaggcagcgttgccacctgtGCCTGTGCATGTATTTCACCACATCACCGAGTGGTGAGAaacatattcaaattaaagcttcttgaaattttaacaatttcagCATGACAAGAGATGTAATGAATTCAATCAAAGCACGGtgcatttatttcaaattaaactgagagctttttactttttttgcCTTTGGTATGTGCTTGGCAATAACACAGGCAATAGTTTGGCAGCTTGAGACACTTAGTTTGTATTAAGATTGAGGCTTTAATATGATAAGTCCTTCAATGAAAAgcttgtgtttgtttgtatgtgtgctgCTATTTCCATTTCCGATCGCCTGCGAAAAACTTTCACCACCAAAGTTTATGGGCCGTACAGCTGGCAAGCAGGCGGGCAGAGCTAGAGCGGAAATGTCGCTTGCCATCCTTCTCTGTGGTTCAGAGTTGAAATTCATGTAATTCCATTAACACAGACAACTTCCGTTAGACGAGAAAATGACAGGCTCGCCTAATGGGCGACGCGTGTGCGATGGCATGGATGACGATGTGgatgtggctgcggctgcggctgcggctgtggaTCTGACTCTGCCTGTGCCTGGGCATTCTGGCATATATACTGTGCGGTTAACTGCACGGCTTTGCGTCAGTTTCTGTGCCCAAATATATCCATGCTGCCAGCCGCCTGCCCTTAGCAGCATCCGCAGCCTACttggcattaaaattaaattcccAAAATTCAAATGGCAGCCTTTACGATGATAAAAATCGCAACCGGTGCAACAGGTTCCACACACAAAATGGCCCAGAGTTCGACAAGACCCGAGCAAAACGCTCCAACGGAAATAACTGTCAGAGCAAAGTGGCAACTCGCATAGCTATGGACAGATATTCAGGATATCCGTATAGActgactatatatatttacgacTGCGTTTACTCGATTTACTTTTCCGCTCCTCTTTTTTGACTTACTTAGAATTTTATGtactaacaaaaaacaagaattGCATACATAAATCTTTACTTTGCTTAAGATATGCATTTTCTGTTGGGTAAATTCCGAACACGTTTTTTATAATGGGTTGGGCTTAAGGGCGGATTGTTGTTCTTTGGAACAATGAGCttcaaacaataattaaagcTTATTTTTAACTAAAGCACCAGTTTCAGCATAAATTGGCTTGATTTGAACAGAAAAAAGCTActcaattcaaattaattttcagcaAAAGCGGGTTGGGCTCATATGCGAAATATATCTGCTTCGGAATCGATTggcaaatttaatgaaatcaaGAATAtgcaatattaaataaagcttGAAATGAGCTCGGTTTATGAGAGATTAACTTGACTTAGGTtcgatttggaaatttaattaagttatgCTAAATTCGAGAAAACTTGAGTTGCATACGAAACgtgaattattttgttttggattgctaaaaaattgtattattcattaaatatattaagatttaaattataatactttccctttttttttgttgttttttttttgaactgCATTCTTAATCGCAGCTGAAAATCGTTAACACTTTAAGCTAGAATAATACGTACCTATTTGTATTAATAGTCTAGCATTCTCAACTATTGTGCAATCGCATTCTTAGGCGCTTCAAAGTGGAAATCGTGCCAAGTTCTCGGTGCTAAGCACTTGACGTCTCAAAGTCAATGGCAACGTCGTAATTCGTGGGAAAATCTCTTGATTGCATTCTattgcaaaatacaaaaaaaaaaaaaaaatacaaaaaatacaaaaaaaaagcggtTTGACTTACCCACagatatatagtatatataattaactGCCCATGAGTGCAGCTCGCCGCTGACAAACAACTCCCGGCCTCGTCCCTTGAACGGCGCCGCCCGCGCCAAAGATTGAAATATCTTTTAAGACATCGTCACACCTTTGTGATGCTGTTTTGCTGGTGATGCACACTGCGGTTGCGGCTCTGATCTTGACCTTGAACTTGGTATTAGATGtgagctctctctctctctcactccaTCTGAAAACCGGTTGGTTACCTGGGCTTTTGTACTGTAAAATTAATGGCCAAGACAAGACGGTGACACGGCACGAGGTGTATCGGCAAAATACCAACTTGCCTGAATTAAGAGCAGCGCACAATAACAATAAGCTGTGCCCTCCCCCCTGGGTGCGCTCTGTCATTTTCACATTTCCATTTCAAATGTACAAAGTGGgtgcataattaaaattaaatcacatttctatgcaaacttgATGCCGATAAAAGCAGCGGGAGAAAACCCAAAATATTAACATCAACAGCTACACTTGTTCCATGGCGGAATATTCTAATTGTTTTGGCAGCAAACGTGGCCCATTAAGTACCGGGTAACCCCAGCGGATCCAAACCCTTTTCAGCCCTAGCCGCAGCGCAAATAAAAGCCAACCGACACACAGTCCAACATAACGACAGCCCGACAGCCGGGTAACCAACATGTTGCGCCACAACCGCAGCTAATCCGGCGTCCACTAAGTGTGCTATAAGAGCAAGCGGGGCCAGgacctctttttttttttattttaatgggCGGGTGCTTGTGGGTGGCTACTGACAGGCGGAGGCGATTCATTTTGAATAGCTTggtacaaaataaaacaagaaacaacagCGGCCGGCTGCCTGCATGTCgaagattgaataccctttcatacaaaaatgtaACCTCCAAGAGATTCTTACTAGATTCGCAATAGGTTATATGGCAAACTTATAGTTGCTGACATTGATCGGGACATCTttagaattaaataaatattgcttattttacatttttatccTAACCAACAAAGTGAAGTTGTTaagtttgataaaaatatgttgGGAAACAAAGAAAATGTATGCTATATTATATGTCTTGATCAATCGATCTTATGATATATGGTCAAAACCCGGTCACTGATCAAGATCATATATAGTTCATAAGCTCAGAGACTTCTTCTTTTAGGCATTGCACATTTACTAACAACATTCTAATAACctctataagggtatatttaaaaacaaacaaacaaacgagcAACGACCACATTATGCCAGCTGTGCATAATATGGCATAATAAATGAAGCTTTAAGCTAATTTATTAGCTTAGCGACATTTAGTTGGGGTGTACACACAATCTAAGCCCCAATTAATGAATTTATACTTTTATAGTCATCAACAAACTGTCCTTTGCTCTAAAATAGCTACTTACGGATTAGCTACTCGTCTGCCTTGAATACAATTTTGCCCAATGCTGATCGTAAAAACTCTCAAATCTTGTGTTTGATAATCCTCGAGATGTGCTCACTGTTGGGCACCGATATTTATCATTTTTGGATAAATGTCcgtaattataaaaaaattaataagtttatTCCGCGAGCTCTAAAAGTTTTTCGTACTCCTTAACCGATATGTACTTTTCGTCGGAGATGCTCCTTTTGCCTTATAGAACCTAACTAGGCACAGATGCCTCCCTTTGGCTTATGGAggctttatatttatatgtcaaactttttttaagacaaattaagttttatcgATTCTATGGCGCTTGattatttcatataattttcgGCATGTATCTAGAAACGAAAATGGTTAAAAGAATTCAAATCAATGAATTTCTTAAAATTCCCTATTATGCAATGATAAGctaactttttgtttatatctAAGTATCCCCATCAGGCACAGTTACACTGACTACTTGTCTTATTTATCTGTGTGTCTGCATCAATGTATGCCACGCCCTCATTTTGTGGTTGGTGGCATGTCCAACTAATTTGACCGCCAAAAATGTAACGTGCAAATCGAAGCTGCGGGCGTCTCTTAAGTAAACGACTTCAAATGCCTGCCATAAACAGTGAGAAGTAAGTAAGATTTGCAGCTGTCAAGAATGCACGACTAGCTGATGACCTGTAAACGTGCGTTTATGATTATCAGTTagtaaaaaagaataaaacaaaacttgtTTGAGGATGTTTAAAAAGTAACTAGAGGAAGGataatgttaaaaaataatgttaaagctgttgaaaaaaatatttaaaaaaaataaaaaattaaaaaaaattttttttttttttttttttttttttttttttaatttggtttattttgcgctggaatcgatcagtgccttctgatctctaccaagcgGAGTTAAGGGTATAGTgtatagttattatttaataacttaaatgataattacagacttaaaaatatataacaataatgggAAAGGGATGTTTAAGTGATGTGCCTCGTTGGTAGGTCGTCGGGGTGTAGCCTTCGGAGGCGCCTCTCACTGATGGGCTCAGCCAGGGCCCTTGCGGCCGCGTTCGGATGCTGCACCAATTTGTCGGAGTATCGGCTGCTGAAGAAGTTGAGCTGATCTCCGACCTTTGTTAGGCGGAGATCGCGTTCGATGGCGTCTGTTGTTACGTACCATGGCAGGCCACCAACCTTGCGTGCTGCCTTGGCTTGGACCACTCTTATGCGACGGAGCTGGTGTGCTGATGCCGTGCCCCAAACTTGGATCGCATATGTCCAGATAGGCGTTACCATCGTTTTGATAAGCAGTGTCTTCGTGGATATGTGCAGCTTGCTTTGAGGCTTTAGTAGCCAATCGAGCTTTTGAAGTCTTCTCAGGCATTTTGCTCTCGTTGCTGCGATGTGAGGCCCCCATATGAGCCTTCGATCCAGGTGGACACCCAAGTAGCAGAAAGAGTTGGTCTGCTCAATGGTTCGTCCATCGAACCGTAGCCCCTGGCAGCTGTATGGGCGCAGCGTAAAAGTGACGCAGGCGGACTTGGCACAGTTTATAGCGATGTTCCACATAGCTGTCCAGGTTTCGATCTGCAGCAGCCAGTCCTGCACTGCACTTGTAGCAGCTTGCAGATTTTTGTGGGAGGCTAGGAAGGCAGTGTCGTCCGCATATGTTGCCACCAGCAGTCTCGCAGGGCTGAGGTCTTCATTGCTTTGTCCTTGTGTGGGCAGGTCCGCCGTATACAGCGTGTACAGCATCGGACCGAGgacgctgccttgtgggaCACCTGCTCTGATGCCCTTAATTGCCGACCTTTGGTCTTTAACGGCCACTTTAAAGGTGCGTCCTGCCAGAAAGGAGCTAAGGATGCTGAAGTATGGCGCTGGGAGTATCAGTTTGATCTTGAACAGAAGACCATCGTGCCAGACCTTGTCAAACGCTTGTTTGACATCGAGGAAAACGCCGACGCAGTATTGCTTCTGCTCAAAAGCTTCTAGTACGTGTTTTACTGCCCGGTGGACCTGCTCGGGGCAGCCGTGAGACTTTCTGAAGCCAAACTGATGATCCGGGACCAGGCGCGTGACCTCGTCGAGTTCTAAGAGACGGCTTAGCAGAAGTCGCTCAAAGACTTTTGAGAGCGTCGGCAGAAGGCTTATAGGGCGGTAGGACTCAAGTTGAGTTAGCGGCTTACCGGGTTTGGCGATCATCACAATTTTCGCATGTTTCCATTGCTTCGGAAAGTGGCCAAGGCGGAGCATGGAGTTGAAAATTGTGGCGAGCGCCATGACTCCTTTGCGTGGGAGAGCCTTAGCTGCTCTGTTGTCGATTTCGTCGCATCCTGGGGTCTTCTTTAGCTCAAGCATTTTCAGCTGTGTCCCGATTTCCGCGGGGGAGATGCTTCTTATCGGGAGAGCCATCTGCAGTGGAGCGTCCAGTGACTCGGCTACTTTACGGCGCTGTGCAACGTCTGCGAAGTCGAATGGCTTGAAGGTTGTCTCCAAGTAGTCAGCAAACGCCTTGAACTTCCGCGGAGATCGGTCGTGTTTTCTGTGCATTcccgtgcgtgtgtatgttcAGTGCATCCCaggcaaaaaacaaaccaaaagtGACAGTGACACTAACTAAGCCCGCCCCAGGGCTTAACAAACAAATCGCGCCTGCAGagcgcgaaaaaaaaacaattgtgctgcctctggcagctaaactatatatatatataaacatatataaacatttaaattttttttttacacaaaagTGCAACCGCGTGCGAGCGTAAGAGAGCAAGCTTTTGCTAAGCTCAAACTGCGCTCAGCTGATCGCCTTAACTCAGCtgtagtgtgtgtgagtgcgtgtgagTGAGCAGAGCTTTCGCGAGAGAGCTTTTGCCTAGACTCACTAACACAAGTAAAGCACTAGCCAATAGGAGAACAATCAGTGCTGGCAAGTCAGTCACTGACCGTGACAGTGCTGACACTTTCCAGTCACCGTTTTCGCTCCCCGTTCACCAAAGTCACTTTTCACAAAAATACTGgagatttttgtaaataagtgCAGCTAGTAAATTTTGGTCAACATCTCACCTAATGGCGTCCAACAAGCCGAATCCACTCATCCCCGACTATCCTGCGTCACCTATATACAACCCGTCGGATAATGTGCTACCGCCATACATCTCGCTGTGCGGGGGTACTACGCTACTCACCACGTCGTGCATCACCACAACTGCCTGCTCCCTAGGAACGACTACGGTAACGTCGTCCCTCGCACATGGCATCAGCTCCCAAGGCCCCGCAATCCCGTCCATTCCTGGCGCGAATCCTGCTACAAGCCCGGATCTCCACGCGTTTTTGAATAATTACCCGCCCAAGACTTCACGTACTTGGCAAGGTCAATGGTTTAAGGCCACAAAAAGAGAAGGTGGCAATCTCTCCCCCCGTATCGCCCGTAAGAAGGCGAGCACCACCGAAACCAAGAAAGCCAGCCAAAACCGGTTTGCGGCCCTCTGTGACGAAGAGGAAAGCGACATGGACACGGAAGTAGAACTAGCCACCAACAAGGAAGCTTGCGCCGACGAGGATGTAGATGATAGGCCATCCACCTCGCACGCAGCTCGCGCAAGGGCCAGCAGGCAACAAACGGCAAATAAAAAGCTTGCCGCACACCCGCAACCCACCCAGACGGCGCCTCCCAATGAGCGGCCTGCCTCTAAGGTGCCGAGAATAACTGTGCCAAACGTCCTCAGTTTCACCAAGTTCTGCAAGGAACTAGACAGCGTCCTAGGCGCGGACACTTACACCGTCAGATCGCTTAATTCTGGCGACTGCATCGTCCAATGCCGAAACTCAGACGAATACCGAACGCTGGCAAGGCACCTTCGCGAGAACGGCTGCCTGTTTCACCACCACCAGCTTGCAGAAGACCGGCCGTACCGCATAGTTCTACGAAATATCCACCACGAGGTCGCATCCGAAGATATTTCAGCGCAATTGGCAGAAAAGGGGCACCACGTTGTCCGCATATATACCCCGCGTAGCAGAGTCAATAACGAACCTCTAAATATGAGATTTGTTGACCTGAGGAAAGCGGAGAACAATAACCTTGTCAAATCAATAACAGTACTATGCAGGCACAAAGTTTCGTGGGAGAAGCCTCGCAAGACGTCGGGCCCTGTACAATGCAACAGATGCCAAGAGTACGGGCACACAAAATCTTACTGCTCGAGACACTATGTGTGCAAGGAGTGTGGGGACAACCATCCAAGCAACGAGTGCACACTTGGCAAGGACGAGAATCGGTGTTGTCACCACTGTGGAGAAGCACACGCAGCAAACTTCAAAGGCTGCAAGAAGTACCTGCAATATGCTTTCCAGCAGAAAAACCAGCACAAGGCAAATGGCAGAGATGCAAGCCGCTCCAGAGATCCCCGCCCCAAAACAGCCGCTCCTGCCTGCAGCTTCGTGCCTGGCCAACAATCCTTTGCCAGCGTCCTCCGCGGTACCCAGCCCGCAGAGCGCAGTGCCCGCTCATCGTCTCGCAGAAGGAACACTGGCAGTACTCCCAGCCAATCGCAACCTGTTGCCGACAACTGCCCCAACTCAGCCCTTGAGCTCATGATGAAGCAAATGTTCGCCAGATTCGACCAACTGATGTCTCTCATACAGACTCTTTTACAAGCGCTAATGCACACTAGCGCCAAAAATAACAGTGCCTAAAATGAGCTCCCTCAGGATAGCACTATGGAACGCCAACGGAGTCTTTTCGAAGGCGAATGAGATCACAGCCTTCATCGAACTCCACCACATCGATGTGTTTCTGCTCACGGAGACTCACTTCTGCTCTCGAATCACCCTCAGAGTGCCAGGCTACACTCTCCACACCGCCAACCACCCAGATAACAGCCAACATGGAGGAGCAGCAATATTGATCAGGTCGTCCTTGTCGCACCACTCACTTGAGTCATCCTGCCACTGGCATATGCAAGCTGCTGCTATCCGACTCGGATCCAGCAGAGGCGACTTCAATCTCGCCTCTGTATACTGCCCTCCGGCCTTGAGAGTGACTGAGGCACACTTTCGAGCCCTTTTCGAccagcttggccccaaattcCTGGCAGGAGGAGACTGGAACGCCAAACATCGCTGGTGGGGAAACTACCGCATGTGCCCCCGAGGGAGAACGCTCTTCTCTGCCATTGAGAATGAAGGCATCGAAGTCATAGCCACTGGAGAGGCAACGTGCTACCCATATAGGGCTACTGCAACACCAAGT is a window encoding:
- the Pk34A gene encoding glycogen synthase kinase-3 alpha; the encoded protein is MAQKKLPAKSLHESEQMESNLVAATNSIIPNGTVLRVMAYTRCGREPVRTTITINELIGKGTFGRVYKAQLDQSERLVALKQVDFDPYILEREPKIMNYIEGHCNIVRLIMYCYAQLGHARQNYLLLAMEYMPMTLSEFILKQRERPLQSIYVRVISYQLFRGLGYLHSHFICHRDIKPENTLLDPLTMNLKLSDFGSAKFLQANESSATYVCSRFYRAPELFAKCEIYGTSVDLWSAGCVLAELLKGNALFASSKHDQAQLLHVIGLLGTAGLERAPHVLAASGLDAAEVSARPSWQTLIGNWVPEDLAALLDECLQYEPAARISPLRACAHASYDELRTMDALNTPMPNGVQLPPLFNFSPHELQVEPGLWMHLLPLHLNQSLEQAIEQQ